A genomic window from Heterodontus francisci isolate sHetFra1 chromosome 36, sHetFra1.hap1, whole genome shotgun sequence includes:
- the LOC137351810 gene encoding lipoprotein lipase-like, translating to MGHWFFQAHIPLLLGFTILQVFAEKVRADNATESTPELQSNDIEDLNSIKTRFSLRHMSEPDEDVCYIIPGQVDSLRKCNFNATTKTFLIIHGWSVSGMFESWIEKLVIALYKREPDANVLVVDWLNRAHQHYPIAAQNTKLVGQDIAKLIDWLEKQESIPPNTMHLIGYSLGAHVAGFAGSHAANKIGRITGLDPAGPVFEGAQADGRLSPDDATFVDVLHTFTRESLGMSIGIRQPIGHVDIYPNGGSFQPGCDLQKAVNNIATYGIYAFSKAVKCEHERSIHLFIDSLLYQDQPCKAFRCNNHRSFEKGMCLNCRKNRCNTLGYNVNRVRSKRSTRMYLRTRADMPFRVYHYQLKIHFSSKISHFDLDPTLSMSLHGTKDDVEDVHIELVERFAPNKTHSFLLVTEVDIGDLLLIKFKWESSLTWNSLWKRMKSSIAWYKLPLWTTSVISSSDIHVRRIRVKSGETQKKMVFCLKDSSVGISSSQEATLVKCPASLKLASTVSPRSHNH from the exons AAAGTACCCCTGAGCTCCAGAGCAATGATATCGAAGATCTGAACTCCATTAAAACCCGGTTCTCACTGCGGCACATGTCGGAGCCAGACGAGGATGTGTGTTATATAATCCCTGGGCAAGTGGACTCTCTGAGAAAATGCAACTTCAATGCCACCACTAAGACTTTCCTAATTATCCATGGCTGGAGT GTGAGTGGAATGTTTGAGAGCTGGATTGAAAAGTTAGTCATCGCTCTGTACAAGAGAGAGCCTGATGCTAATGTCCTCGTTGTGGATTGGCTCAATCGTGCCCACCAACATTACCCAATAGCAGCCCAGAATACCAAGTTGGTTGGTCAAGACATCGCCAAGCTCATTGACTGGTTGGAG AAACAAGAAAGCATTCCACCCAACACGATGCACCTGATTGGATATAGCCTTGGAGCTCATGTGGCTGGCTTTGCAGGGAGTCACGCAGCCAATAAGATTGGCAGGATTACAG GGCTGGACCCAGCTGGACCAGTGTTTGAAGGAGCCCAAGCTGATGGCCGGCTTTCTCCGGATGATGCCACTTTTGTCGACGTTCTCCACACCTTCACCAGGGAATCTCTGGGAATGAGTATTGGGATTCGGCAGCCCATTGGACATGTCGACATCTACCCAAACGGAGGCAGCTTCCAGCCCGGCTGTGACCTACAGAAGGCTGTGAACAACATTGCCACGTATGGTATCTATG CATTTTCAAAAGCTGTGAAGTGTGAACATGAACGCTCGATCCACCTATTCATCGATTCCCTATTGTACCAGGATCAGCCTTGCAAGGCGTTTCGCTGTAACAACCACAGATCCTTTGAGAAAGGGATGTGTCTGAACTGCCGCAAGAATCGCTGCAACACACTGGGCTACAATGTCAATCGGGTCCGCAGCAAGAGGAGCACCAGGATGTACTTGAGGACCAGGGCTGACATGCCTTTCCGAG TTTATCATTACCAGCTGAAGATCCACTTCTCCAGCAAAATCAGCCATTTTGACCTCGACCCCACACTCTCCATGTCCCTTCATGGGACTAAGGATGACGTTGAAGATGTTCACATTGAACT TGTGGAAAGGTTTGCACCCAACAAAACCCATTCATTCCTGCTGGTGACTGAGGTGGACATTGGAGATCTATTACTGATTAAGTTTAAGTGGGAGTCCTCCTTAACGTGGAATTCACTGTGGAAAAGGATGAAAAGTTCCATCGCCTGGTACAAGCTGCCACTCTGGACCACCTCAGTCATTTCCAGCTCCGATATCCATGTGCGAAGGATCCGGGTGAAGTCTGGAGAAACGCAAAAAAA aATGGTGTTCTGTTTAAAGGACTCCTCCGTTGGAATCTCCTCCTCTCAGGAAGCCACCTTGGTCAAATGTCCAGCCAGCCTCAAGCTAGCATCCACTGTGAG TCCCCGCAGTCACAACCACTGA